CGGACGCGCCCCGCTGGTGGGCCGAGGGGCAGAGCTTCTGGGAGGCGACGAAGGATGTCTTCAACAAGATCGGGGACTTGATCGACAACGTCAGCAACTAAGCGGTGGCCTCGGTGATTTGTCGACTTCTAGTGGGGGATTTCCCCCACAGAAGCGACGGTTAACGGCATCCGGGGCTCCCAACCCGTGCCACGCCGCGTAGTTTTGTCGGCATGGCACGGAAGATCGGCAGTCGCTACACCGCACACCAGATCCTGGGACGCGGCAGCGCCGGCACGGTGTGGCTCGGCGAAGGGCCCGAGGGGCCCGTCGCCGTCAAGCTGCTGCGCGAGGACCTGGCCTCCGACCAGGATCTGGTCGAGCGGTTCGTGCAGGAGCGCAGCGCCCTGCTCTGCCTCGACCACCCGCGCGTCGTGGGCGTACGCGACCTCGTCGTGGACGGCAACGACCTCGCACTCGTGATGGACCTCGTCCGCGGCACCGACCTGCGCACCAGGCTGGAGCACGAGCGCAGGCTCGCGCCCCAGGCATCGGCCGCCATCGCGGCCGACATCGCCGACGGGCTCGCCGCGGCCCACGCCGCGGGCATCGTGCACCGCGACGTGAAGCCGGAGAACGTCCTGCTGGACGCGCTCGCGGCCGAGGGGCCCGGCGGGGCGCCGCCCGCGCTGCTCACCGACTTCGGTGTGGCCAAGCTCATCGACTCCCCGCGCAGGACCCGCGCGACCTCCATCATCGGCACGCCCGACTACCTCGCGCCCGAGATCGTCGAGGGCCTGCCGCCGCGCGCCTCCGTCGACATCTACGCGCTGGCCACGGTGCTCTACGAGCTGCTCGCGGGCTTCACGCCCTTCGGCGGCGGGCATCCGGGCGCCGTGCTGCGCCGCCATGTGACCGAGACGGTCGCGCCGCTGCCCGGTATCCCCGACGAGCTGTGGCAGCTCATCCACCAGTGCCTGGCCAAGGCGCCCGCCTCCCGCCTGCGCGCCGTCGAACTGGCATCCCGGCTGCGCGAGCTGCTGCCCGCGCTCGAAGGGCTGCCGCCGCTCGACATCGACGAGCAGAGCGAGGAGCTGTACGAGGACGAGCCGGCGTCCGATCCGCATGCCTCGGCCGCCTCCGCCGTCCCGACACCGGGCGGCGGCGCGGTCCCGCTCGTGCACAGCGGCGCGGGCCCCGACTCGAACCGGGACACCCATACGAGCATGCGCGTGCCCGGCGCGGACGAGCTGGCGGGCGGAGCGCACGGCACGGCGCGCACGCCTCGGGCCGTCGGGGAGGCGCGCGCCGGGTCGGCACGGCACCGGATCGCCGAGCGCCGCCGGCGGCTCAAGCTGGGGGCCGCGGCGCTGCTGGCGGCCGTCGTCCTCGCTGTCGGTGGCTGGCTGGCCACGTCCGATGACGACACGGGCTCGGCGCACGCGCCGTCCGCCGGATACTCCACGGAATAGCCGTCCGCCGGATGCTCCACGGAACAGGAGACTCCTCCCGCCGGGCCGTCGTGGCCTGACGCCCAAGTGGGCTAGGGATGGGGTGGCGGCTTGCGGTTAGGGTGGGAGGCGTGGCAGTCGTCGATGTATCCGAAGACCTGAAGTCCCTCTCCTCCACCATGGAGTCGATCGAGGCCGTCCTTGACCTGGGCAAGATGCGGTCCGACATCGCCGCGCTGGAGGAGCAGGCAGCGGCTCCGGACCTGTGGGACGACCTGGAGCACGCGCAGAAGGTGACGAGCAAGCTGTCCTACCTTCAGGGCCAGCTGCGCAGGGTCGAGGAGCTGCGCGGCCGGATCGACGACATCGGGGTGCTCCTGGAGCTGGCCGAGAGCGAGGACGACGCGGACACGCGGTCCGAGGCCGAGCGCGAGCTGACGTCGGTCCGCAAGGTCGTGGACGAGCTGGAGGTCCGCACGCTGCTCTCGGGCGAGTACGACCCGCGCGAGGCGGTCGTGAACGTCCGGGCCGAGGCCGGCGGGGTGGACGCCGCCGACTTCGCCGAGCAGCTCATGCGCATGTACCTGCGCTGGGCCGAGCGCCGCGGCTACCCCACGGAGGTCTTCGACACCTCCTACGCGGAGGAGGCGGGCATCAAGTCCGCGACCTTCACCGTGAAGGCCCCGTACGCCTACGGCACGCTCTCCGTCGAGCAGGGCACGCACCGGATGGTGCGCATTTCGCCGTTCGACAACCAGGGCCGCCGCCAGACCTCGTTCGCCGGGGTCGAGGTGCTGCCCGTGGTCGAGCAGGTCGACCACATCGACATTCCGGAGAACGAGCTGCGGATCGACGTCTTCCGCTCCTCCGGTCCCGGTGGCCAGTCGGTGAACACCACCGACTCGGCGGTCCGCATGACGCACCTGCCGACCGGCATCGTCGTCTCCTGTCAGAACGAGAAGTCCCAGATCCAGAACCGCGCCGCCGCCATGCGCGTGATGCAGTCCAGGCTGCTGGCCCACCGCAGGCAGGAGGAGCAGGCCAAGATGGATGCCCTCAAGGGCGACGGCGGCAACTCGTGGGGCAGCCAGATGCGTTCGTATGTGCTGCACCCCTACCAGATGGTCAAGGACCTGCGTACGGAGCACGAGGTCGGCAACCCCCAGGGCGTACTCGACGGCGACATCGACGGCTTCCTGGAGGCCGGAATCCGGTGGCGCAAGCAGCAGGAGCAGACGCAGGACTGACGGCGTCGGGGCCCTGCCCGGCGGGCGCTGCGCGTGAACTCACAGTGCTGACCGGACATTTCGCACCGTCTTCGCTTGACGGGTGTGTGAAAGCTGGGGAAAGCTGTTCACTTGGCATACCTGTGCCAGGGGCGCACGTACGGGGCGGAAGATCGCCCCGGTGAGGAAAACGGCGGCAGCCCGGGGTGGCAACGAGTTCGCCTCGAAGGAAAGCCCGGTGCGGTTGCGTCCCGTGCACGGCTGCCCCATCGACGAGTACAGCTACTGGGGGTAGTTGGAAAATGAGCAAATCGAAGACCCGGCTGAGGGTTGCGCGGATAGCCGCCGCGGCGGTATTCGCCGCCGGGGCATCGCTCACCGCCGCCGGCGCCGCGCAAGCCGCGGGGCTGGGTGACACGGACACCAAGAGCGACGTCTCCTCGAAGGCCGGGAACGACGGCGGGGGCTTCCTCGGCGGCATCATCGGCGGCGGCGACAGTGGAGGTGACGGCGGCTCCGACGGCGGCAGTGACGACGGCGGCGTCAGCGGCACCGTCACCATTGGCGGCGAGGACGACGGCGGTGCGGCCGACAACGGCGGCAACGGGAACGGCGGGAACGGCGACGTCGGCAACGGCGGCAACGGGAACGGCGGGAACGGTGACGTCGGCAACGGCGGCAATGGCAACGGCGGGAACGGTGACGTCGGCAACGGCGGCAACGGGAACGGCGGCAACGGCAACGGTGGGAACGGCGGCGACGCCGGGAACAACGGTGGCAACGGCAACGGCGGGAACGGCGGCAACGGTGGGAACGGCGGTGGCGGCGAGGAGCCGGCAACCATCGGCGGCTCCGGCGGTGGCGACGACACCTGCGAGCTGGACGACTCCAATGTGAACTGCGAGGGCGGCACCAACCCGGACAGCGCGGGCAGCCAGCCCGTGCAGGACAGCAAGCCGCAGGCACCGAAGGACGAGCTGGCCGAGACCGGTTCGGCCGAGACGACCTTCCTGCTGGTCGGCGCCGCGACGATGATCGCCGGTGGTATCGGCTTCCGCCTGATGCCGCGGCTCGCTTCGCGTCGTACTCCGGCTGCGTAAGCGCGTGTAGCGCGAGAGTCACAAAAGCGCCGGGTCCGGTGGTCGTGAGACCGCCGGACCCGGCGCCTTTTGGTTCCCGCTGCTGCGGCTGCGGCCGGTGGTGGGCTTTACGCCGTGGCCACCCGCTGTGCCAGCAGCGCCACGGTGATCAGGGCGACCAGCAGCGCGATCAGCGCTGTCGGTGAGAGGGCGGCGAACGGGCTCTCCCGGTGCAGGCGCTCACGGTGCGCGCGGCATACCGCGCAGCGGCCCTCGCTCACGGGCCCCGCGCAGTTGGCACACACCAGTCGGTCGCATGTCATGCGAGATCCTCCTCAGTCCCGCCAACGCCACCCGTGAGTGATTCGTTCCCCATGGGTGCTGTTCTCCACTCTGCCAGGTGAGAGACCATCCCGCAGAAACAGCCAGGTGGAGCACGGTGAAGGGGAGCGCCCGGGGGCGTGGACGCGCATGCCGGATGACTGGTTTATACGCAAAAGAGCTGTGTATAAAACCACCGACACCGGACCAACGGCGGTGCCCGACTGCGCGGCACGCGCCGCTTCGCGTAGGGTCGCCACACCGCTCCCCCAGCTCGCGCTGGGAGGCACCCCCAGGGGGCCGCACCGCGGCTTCCGTTGCCCCTACCCAGGTCGACGTGGTGTATCCGTGATCCGATTCGACAGCGTCTCCAAGTCCTACCCCAAGCAGAACCGTCCAGCGCTCCGCGACGTCTCGCTGGAGATCGAGCGCGGCGAGTTCGTCTTCCTGGTGGGCTCCTCCGGCTCCGGCAAGTCCACCTTTCTGCGGCTGATCCTCCGCGAGGAGCGCACCAGCCATGGTCAGGTGCACGTCCTCGGGAAGGACCTGGCCCGGCTGTCCAACTGGAAGGTGCCGCACATGCGGCGCCAGCTCGGCACCGTCTTCCAGGACTTCCGGCTGCTGGGCAACAAGACCGTCGGCGAGAACGTGGCGTTCGCGCTGGAGGTCATCGGCAAGTCCCGGGGCCAGATCCGCAAGACCGTGCCCGAGGTCCTCGACCTCGTCGGCCTCGGCGGCAAGGAGAGCCGGATGCCCGGCGAACTCTCCGGTGGTGAGCAGCAGCGCGTGGCCATCGCCCGTGCGTTCGCCAACCGCCCCATGCTGCTGATCGCCGACGAGCCGACGGGCAACCTCGACCCGCAGACGTCCGTGGGCATCATGAAGCTGCTCGACCGCATCAACCGCACCGGGACCACGGTCGTGATGGCCACCCACGACCAGCAGATCGTCGACCAGATGCGCAAGCGCGTCGTCGAACTGGAGCTGGGCCGCCTCGTGCGCGACCAGTCGCGCGGCGTCTACGGCTACCAGCACTGAGCCGTTTCCACGCCGGGCCGCCCCAGGCGGGCCCGCACGGCCACCCCGAGCGCGGCGGTCGCCCCACCCCCTTGTGCAGAGCAGAAAGGACGCCATGCGCGCCCAGTTCGTCCTGTCGGAGATCGGCGTCGGTCTCCGTCGTAATCTCACGATGACCTTCGCGGTGATCGTCTCGGTCGCCCTGTCGCTCGCGCTGGCGGGCGGCTCGCTGCTCGCGCGCGAGCAGGTGAGCACCATGAAGGGATTCTGGTACGACAAGGTCCAGGTCTCCATCTACCTGTGCAACAAGAACGACGCCTCCTCGGACCCCAACTGCGCCAAGGGCGCCGTCACCGAGCAGCAGAAGCAGGAGATCAAGGGCGACCTGAGCAAGCTCGGCGTCGTCGAGAAGGTCTACTACGAGTCCTCCGACCAGGCGTACAAGCACTACAAGGAGCAGTTCAAGGACTCCCCGCTGGCCGACTCGCTGACGCCGGACCAGATGCAGGAGTCCTATCGGGTCAAGCTCAAGGACCCGACCAAGTACCAAGTGCTCCAGACCGCGTTCTCCGGCAGACAGGGCGTGCAGGAGGTACAGGATCAGCGAAGTCTGTTGGAGAACCTCTTCAACCTGCTGAACGGAATGAACATCGCGGCGCTGTGCGTGATGGCGCTGATGCTGGTCGTCGCGCTGCTGCTGATCGTCAACACCGTGCGGGTGTCGGCGTTCAGCAGGCGCAGGGAGACCGGCATCATGCGGCTGGTGGGCGCATCCAGCTTCTACATCCAGATGCCGTTCATCCTGGAGGCCGCCATCGCGGGCCTGATCGGCGCCGGGTTCGCGTGTGTACTCCTCGTCGGCGGCAAGTACTTCCTGATCAACAACTGGCTCCAGGAGAAGATCGTTCTGATCAACTTCATCGGCTGGGACGCGGTGATCAAGGTGCTGCCGTTCATCGTCGCCGTCGGCGTGCTGATGCCCGCCGTCGCCGCCTTCTTCACGCTGCGCAAGTACCTGAAGGTGTGACGCAGGACGCTGAAGCTGTACGCCCAACACCCCGTACGGCACCGCGCACTGCCCTACACTCCGGACCATGCCGGGCTCGTGGTTCACCGATACGCGCCCGCGCCGACGGCGGCGCGGCGCAGCCCTGACATTGGTCTTCGCCGGCGTCCTGGCGACCGGCGCCGCCACCGGAGCCTTCGGCGGCGAGCTGACCGAGCGGGGCACCGCACCCCCGGGGACGCCCGACGGGGGCACGGCGCGCGACGCACCGGGCGGCGCGGCCCACCGCACCGATGACGCCAAGGGCGGTCCGGCGCCGCGCCACGGGCGGCAGACCGGGGCCGGAGAGAAGGACTCGGCCGACGCGCTCGTCAGCCGCAGCGGCGACCGCTGGTCCGCCGCGTACTCGGCGCGGGAGTACGCGGGACTCAAACGGGCGCTCGACGGCTCCTACGTAGGCGTCGGCGTCTCCGTACGCCAGGCCGGCGGCGGACCGGGCCGCGGCCCGGGACCCGCCGTCGAGGTGGACAGGGTCCAGCGCGGCAGCCCCGCCGAACGCGCCGGAATCCGGCCGGGCGACCGGCTGCGCTCGGTGGACGGGACGCGTACCACCGGGATGCCGGTGACCGACGTCGTCGCCCTGCTGCGCGGCTCCGGGCCCGGCTCGCGCTCGGGCGCCGCCGCCGAGCCGGGCACGCGGGTACGGCTCCACCTGACCCGCGTGAGCGCGGGCGGCCCCGACGGCCGTGCGGACGGCACCACCGAGGAACGGCACGTCACGCTGCGGCGCACCCGGCTCGACACCGAGACCGTGAGCGTCGACCGGCTCCGGGCCGACGTGACCCGGATCAAGGTCAGCTCCTTCACCAAGGGCTCGGGCGACCGTGTCCGGGACGCGGTACGCGAGAAGGTGCCCGGCGGCTCGGGGATACTCCTGGACCTGCGCGGCAACTCCGGCGGCCTCGTCCGCGAGGCGGTCACGGCGGCCTCGGCCTTCCTCGACGGCGGGCTCGTCGCCACGTACGACGACAACGGCACCCAGCGCGCGCTGTACGCAAGGCGCGACGGCGGGGATGCCGCGCGCCCCGTCGTGGTCCTGGTGGACGGCGGCACCATGAGCGCCGCGGAGCTGCTCGCCGGCGCACTCCAGGACCGGTCACGCGCCGTGGTCGTCGGCTCCCGCACCTTCGGCAAGGGCTCCGTACAGGTACCCAGGCGGCAGGACGACGGCTCGGTGGCGGAACTGACCGTCGGTCACTACACCACCCCGTCGGGTCGCGACGTGGAGGGGGAGGGCCTGACCCCCGACCTGGCGGTGGACCCGGCGGCGGAGGCCACGGAGCGGGCGACGAAAGTATTGAGTGGCCTCGGGCCCCGGTCCTAGTGGGAGAATGACCAGGCTATGGCGAAGATGAAGACGACACGGACCAAGGCCAAGGCCAAGGACGACAAGGACGCCCGGAAGCTCATCGCGCAGAACAAGAAGGCGCGGCACGACTACCAGGTCCTGGACACGTTCGAGTGCGGCCTCGTACTCACGGGCACCGAGGTCAAGTCGCTGCGGCAGGGCCGTGCCTCCCTGGTGGACGGCTTCGCCCAGATCGACAACGGCGAGGTGTGGCTGCACAACGTGCACATCCCCGAGTACGCGCAGGGCACGTGGACCAACCACGCCGCCCGGCGCAAGCGGAAGCTGCTCCTGCACCGGACCGAGATCGACAAGCTCACCGGCAAGCTTCAGGAGACCGGCTACACGCTGGTGCCGCTCCAGCTCTACTTCTACCGGGGCCGCGCGAAGGTCGAGATCGCGCTGGCCAGGGGAAAGAAGGAGTACGACAAGCGGCAGACGCTCCGCGAGCACCAGGACCGCAGGGAGGCGGACCGCGCCGTGTCGGCGGCTCGCCGCCGCCAGCGCGGCGACCACTAGGCCGACCCGGGCCCACCGGGAATACCCGGGGGCCCTAAAGGGTTGGCACGTGTACGGCATGGTCACGTACCATGAGCGAAGCAGGGCCCGGCAGGGCTTGCGATTTGTTAACTCAACATGGGGATGATCGGTTTCGACAGCGAACGTCGAAGCAGGTGAAGCGAGCCGAGGAACGCGGCAATGATCTCGTTAACCATGTGCCGCAAAAAAATAATCGCCAATCAGAAGCGCGATTCCTTCGCGCTTGCTGCCTAAGCAGCAAGTGTGAAGTGTCAGCCCGGGTGCGTTCCCGACCCGGATCCTGGCATCAGCTAGGGAACTCACCGAGTAGACCCGGTCACGGGGTCTGCACGGGACATTAAACAGTGACTGGGCCCGTCGGAGACTTGTCCGCGTGATCTCCGGGGCCGAGAAAATCGCAGCGGACTGCGCTCGGAGAAGCCCTCCTTCCACTTCGTTGGACGCGGGTTCGATTCCCGCCATCTCCACGAATGCGATAGGCGAGGTGTGCCCACGGAATGCGTGGGCCGCCTCGCCTTCGTTGTTTTGCGCGGCTTCGCCACCCGCACCCCCCTTTGCCACGGGCGGGGTGGTCGCGGAATGTGTGGGCCGCCTCGCCTTCGTTGTTTTGCGCGGCTTCGCCGCGCGGGGCGGGGGCTTCGCCACCCGCACCCCCTTTGCCACGGGCGGGGTGGTCGCGGAATGCGTGGGCCGCGGCAAGGCGAGCAGCGGCAGGGTGGGCAGTACAAGGAGGAGTGGATGGCCTCGGTGGAGCCCTTGGGGCCCGACTCGCTGACCTGGAAGTACTTCGGTGACTGGCGCGCGCTGCTGCTGGCACCCTGGGCGGGTGCCATGCAGAACATGCATCCCCACCTCGGCGCGGGCGTCGCCGAGCACTCCCGCTTCTTCGAGGAGCGCTGGCAGCGGTTGTTCCGTTCCCTCTATCCGATAGGCGGCGTGGTCTACGACGGGCCGCGCGCCGCCGGGACGGCACGGCAGGTGCGTGGATACCACAACGGGATAAAGGGAGTTGACCGCCATGGCCGTCCATACCACGCCCTCGACCCGGACACCTTCTACTGGGCGCACTCCACGTTCTTCATGCTGACGCTGCTGGTCGCCGACCGGCTTGGGCCGGGCCTGAGCGAGGCGGACAAGCGGCGGCTGTTCGACGAGCACGTGGTGTGGTGGCGGCTGTACGGAATGAGCATGCGGCCGGTGCCGGACAGCTGGGAGGACTTCCAGGACTACTGGGAGCGGATGGCGGGCGAGGTGCTGGAGGACAACCGGCCCACGCGCGATGTGCTGGACCTGACGCTGCTCGCCAAGCCGCCCGCGCTGCGCCTGCTCCCGGATGTGGTGTGGCGTGCGGTACGGGCGCCGCAGGCGCGGGTTTCGGTGTGGTTCACAGTCGGCTTCTTCCCGCCCGCCGTACGGCGCCGCCTCGGGTACGTGTGGACCGCGCGCGACGAGCGAAGGCTGCGCAGGATCGGGCGGCTGATCCACTGGAGCTGGAAGCTGGTGCCGCCCTCGCGCCGCTACCACCCCAGGGCCAAGGCAGGCTGGGAGCGGGCGCGGGGACGGCGGGACGCCGGGGCGCCCCTGGTAGAGACGCCCGCGCGGAATCTTCCGTTGCCCGAGGAACGGGACTGGCCCCAGCACTATTCGCCTCGGATGTGAGGACCCGCGGCTCGGCCGGAGCGGGCGACGTTGTTCGCGGCTTCGCCTGTGGCTTCGTGTGCGAGGTCGACGTGGGGGGTGTGGGCGGTGTGGGCGCTGTCAGGGGTGGGGGTGGTGCGGGTGGTGTGGGCTCTGCGGGCGGTGAGGGCGGCGAGAGTGGCGGCCACGGTGGCGGCTGCCGTCGGTACGGCGTAGGCCCAGCCGTCGTTGCCCAGCGCCTCGACGGCCCAGCCGCCGGTGGCCGAGCCCGTCGCGATGCCGCCCAGCAGCGCGGTGACGGCCAGCGTCATGCCCTCGTTGAGCCGCCCGGCCGGGGTGCGGCGCTGCACGAGGGTCATGCCGGTGACCATCGTCGGGGCCGTCGCCATCCCTGCGACCAGCAGTGCGAGGGCCAGCAACGGCAGACTGCCGGTGCGGGCTGCCAGTAGCGGCAGGGTGCTCAGCGCCGCCATCGCGGCGACGCACCCGGCGAAAGTACGGTCGGCGGCGCCGCGCGGGCGCAGCGCGCCGAAGACGAGCCCGGCCACCGCCGATCCCGCCGCCTGGAAGGCGAGTACGGCGCCGGCCGCTGCCTTGTGGCCCTGCCCGTCGGCGTAGGCGAGGGTCACCACCTCCAGGGCGCCGAAGACCGCGCCGGTGGCGAGGAAGACCAGCAGCAGGGCTGGGACTCCCGGTTGGCGCAGGGGCGCCGGCGCACGGTCGGCGCTCGCCCGGGGTGGTGCGGGCGGCGGCTCGGTCGACCGCTGGGCGGTGAACAGCAGCATCCCGGTCAGCAGCAGCCCGCACCCGGTGAGGGTCCCCGCTTCGGGGAAGAATCCGGTGCACAAGAACGTCGCGAGGATGGGGCCGAGCAGGAAACACAGCTCGTCCACGGCCTGTTCGAACGAGTTGGCGGTGTGCCGGGCCGCCGGGTCCGCGCGGAAGAGGTGAGCCCAGCGGGCGCGGGACATGCCGCCGGTGTTGGGCGTCGTCGCGGTGGCCGCGTAGGAGGCGAACAGCGTCCAGTCCGGGGCGCCCGTACGCACGCACAGGACGAGCGCGAGGGAGCCGAGCAGCGCGACGAAGGTGGCGGGCAGGGCGACCCGGGCCTGCCCGTACCGGTCGACCAGCCGCGCGATGAACGGGGCGGCCAGCGCCGTCGCCGCCAGCCCCGCCGCGGTGACCCCGCCCGCCAGCGCGTACGAGCCCCGCTCCCCGGCGATCATCAGGACGGCGCCGACCGTGAACATCCCCATGGGGAGGCGCGCGAGGAGGTTGCCGAGCGTGAACGCGGTGGTGCCGCGCGGTCCGAAGAGGCGGGCGTAGGGGGCGGTCATCCGGCGGAGGGGATTTTCGCGCACCGGATGAAGCGAGTTCTTCCCTTCCACCGGATGCCGCGTGGATACGGTGGCCGGCCGCGGCTGGATCACGACCAGCGTGCTGCCGTGCACGGCGTACAACGGGGCTGCGGGGGACGGGCGTGGGCGCCGGTGCGGGAGCTGGTGGAGTTGCCGGCCTGGGTGTTGGTTTGAGCGTCGGCGTCGGTGTGGGCCCGGGGAGTGGTGGAGGGGCATGGCCTCAGCGTCGTCGCAGGTGGGGGGCGGGGTCCAACACTCTTCTCGGACCCATTCACGCAGCTGTGTTGTGAATGCCGGGGGCGCGTCCTAGGGTCGCCGGATGCCCAGTGACCTCCCGCCGCGCCTGCTGCGGTCGTTCGTCGCCGTCGCGGAAGAGCTGCACTTCACGCGCGCCGCAGCGCGGCTGTTCGTGGCACAGCAGGCGCTCAGCAGGGACGTCCGGGCGCTGGAACGGGAAGTGCGAGCCGTCCTGTTCGTCCGCAGCACCCGGCGGGTGGCGCTCACTCCGGAGGGTGAGCGGCTGCTGCCGTACGCACGCCGGGTCCTGGCCGCCCACGACGAACTGGCCGCGGCCTTCGTACGGGGCGACGCCGCCGGAGTCCGCCCGTTGGCCGTCGATGTGGCCGCGCCCGTCTCCACCGGGCAGCGGGTACTGGATGCCGCCCGGGAGGCGGCGCCCGACGTGGAGTTCGTCGCCCGCTACTACAGCGGACTCACCGGTGCCGCCGCGGATCTCCTCGCGGGGCGGCTCGACGTCGCGTTCGGGCGGGTCGCCGGGCTGCCCCGCGAGGTGCTCTCCGGTGTGGAGCACCGGCTGGTGCGCCTGGAGCGGGTCGCGGTGGTGCTGCCCGCCGCGCATCACCTCGCGGGTCTGCCGGAGGTGCCGTTGGCGGCGCTCGCCGGGGAGACGCTGTACGCGGGCGCCGGGAACCCCGGCACGGTGGAGTGGACGGACTACGCGCGTGCCCTCTTCGCGGGGCGCGGCATCGAACTGGCCGCGCCCTTCCCGAAGATCGAGGGCGAACGTGAGTTCGCGCGGGTGGTGCGGGGGAGGGGCTGGTCGGTGCTGGCGACCGAGGTGTTCATCGGCATCGAGGACATGGTGCTCCGCCCCCTGACCGACCCCGTCCCCCTCTCACCGGTCTCCATGGTCTGGCGCCGCGGCCTCCACCACGCGGGCCTGTCGGCCCTCCTTGGAGCGGCCGACGCCCTGGCGGAAGCGGGCCATTGGCGAGAGCGCCCCCCGGAAACCTGGCTCCCACAGGAGGACGAGCCTCTACCCCGCGCCCGACGGGTTTGAGCCTGCCACCCCGCGCCCGACGGGTTTGAGCCTGCCACCCCGCGCCCGCCGGGTTTGAGCCTGCCACCCCGCTCCTGGCGGGGGCTGGGCCCCCCGGTCACCTCTGCTCGCCGCGATGGCGGGCCCGGGGGGCCACCGCCTCCGCCGGAGGCGAGGTTGTCGGGGCGGCAGGGTGCCCCAACCCTCTTCTCGCCGCAACGGCGCCCCGCCACAACGGCGAGTGTCCGGCGAAATCCCCGACGGCCAGCACGGCCAAGGCTCCAAGCGGCCAAGGCTCCAGGGCCGGGGGCCGAGGATCCAGGGCCGAGGGGCCGAGGGGCCGAGGCACCCGGGTTCCCGGGGCGCGGGCCGCACCGGCCCCCGAGCTCTCACAGGGATCGGGCCCCACCGAACGGGGCCCACCGAACGGGGCCCACCGAATGGGGCCCACCGAATGGGGCCCACCGAATGGGGCCCACCGAATGGGGGCGAACCATTGGGGGCGAGGGTCCGCCACGCGGGCGTTACGCGTTCGCTCCGCCGTCCACCGTGATCGCCGCCCCCGTGACGTTCCCCGCGTCCCCACTCGCGAGGTGTGCGACTGTCGCGGCGATGCCCTCGGGGGTGCCGTAGTGGCCCAGGGCCGTCCGGGCGC
This sequence is a window from Streptomyces sp. NBC_01775. Protein-coding genes within it:
- a CDS encoding LysR family transcriptional regulator — its product is MPSDLPPRLLRSFVAVAEELHFTRAAARLFVAQQALSRDVRALEREVRAVLFVRSTRRVALTPEGERLLPYARRVLAAHDELAAAFVRGDAAGVRPLAVDVAAPVSTGQRVLDAAREAAPDVEFVARYYSGLTGAAADLLAGRLDVAFGRVAGLPREVLSGVEHRLVRLERVAVVLPAAHHLAGLPEVPLAALAGETLYAGAGNPGTVEWTDYARALFAGRGIELAAPFPKIEGEREFARVVRGRGWSVLATEVFIGIEDMVLRPLTDPVPLSPVSMVWRRGLHHAGLSALLGAADALAEAGHWRERPPETWLPQEDEPLPRARRV
- a CDS encoding MFS transporter; this encodes MTAPYARLFGPRGTTAFTLGNLLARLPMGMFTVGAVLMIAGERGSYALAGGVTAAGLAATALAAPFIARLVDRYGQARVALPATFVALLGSLALVLCVRTGAPDWTLFASYAATATTPNTGGMSRARWAHLFRADPAARHTANSFEQAVDELCFLLGPILATFLCTGFFPEAGTLTGCGLLLTGMLLFTAQRSTEPPPAPPRASADRAPAPLRQPGVPALLLVFLATGAVFGALEVVTLAYADGQGHKAAAGAVLAFQAAGSAVAGLVFGALRPRGAADRTFAGCVAAMAALSTLPLLAARTGSLPLLALALLVAGMATAPTMVTGMTLVQRRTPAGRLNEGMTLAVTALLGGIATGSATGGWAVEALGNDGWAYAVPTAAATVAATLAALTARRAHTTRTTPTPDSAHTAHTPHVDLAHEATGEAANNVARSGRAAGPHIRGE